A region from the Desulfitobacterium dehalogenans ATCC 51507 genome encodes:
- a CDS encoding ketopantoate reductase family protein yields the protein MEIKTVAIIGLGAMGILYGSHLAKKMPQADLRIIADQQRIDRYIKDSIFCNGQQCEFHYVTPEEKTSPADLVLFTVKHSGLEDAIRAVKNQVGKNTLILSALNGITSEARISQIYGHDKVLYSVAQGMDAVKEGNRLTYAHMGFLCFGDREPGSSSSKVKRVADFFAKMEFPYLVDTDMPKRLWGKLMLNVGVNQAVAVYGSNYGVIQREGQARDTMIAAMREVIVLAEKEDIDLSEADLDYWLGVLSQLSPEGKPSMRQDVEAGRYSEVELFAGTVIELGKKYGITTPVNQSLYDQIKAVEVGY from the coding sequence ATGGAGATCAAAACGGTAGCAATTATCGGCTTAGGTGCTATGGGAATATTGTATGGAAGTCATCTTGCAAAGAAAATGCCCCAGGCTGACTTAAGAATTATTGCCGATCAGCAGAGAATAGATAGATATATAAAGGATTCGATTTTTTGTAATGGGCAACAGTGTGAGTTCCACTATGTGACGCCGGAGGAAAAGACCTCACCGGCAGATCTGGTTCTATTTACGGTAAAGCACAGTGGGTTGGAAGATGCTATCCGGGCAGTCAAGAATCAAGTGGGGAAAAATACTCTTATTTTGTCTGCTTTAAATGGGATTACCAGTGAGGCTAGGATTAGTCAGATTTATGGCCACGACAAAGTCTTATACTCTGTTGCCCAGGGAATGGATGCGGTCAAAGAGGGGAATAGATTGACTTATGCCCATATGGGTTTTCTTTGTTTTGGCGATCGGGAGCCCGGAAGCAGCTCATCTAAGGTTAAAAGAGTGGCAGACTTTTTTGCGAAGATGGAATTCCCTTATCTCGTTGATACTGATATGCCAAAGCGCCTGTGGGGTAAATTGATGCTCAATGTGGGTGTCAACCAGGCGGTGGCTGTCTATGGCAGCAATTATGGTGTTATACAAAGAGAAGGGCAGGCCAGGGATACGATGATTGCAGCGATGAGAGAGGTCATTGTCTTAGCGGAAAAAGAGGACATTGACTTAAGCGAAGCTGATCTGGATTATTGGTTAGGGGTCCTCAGCCAATTAAGCCCGGAAGGAAAACCTTCAATGCGTCAGGATGTTGAAGCCGGACGTTATAGCGAAGTGGAGCTTTTTGCTGGTACAGTCATAGAACTGGGGAAAAAGTATGGGATTACTACACCGGTGAATCAGAGCCTTTACGATCAAATAAAGGCTGTGGAGGTCGGCTATTAG